The sequence AGTGGTGGAGTCCACAAGAGAAGCCCTGGGAAACAAGCCATGTCCCGATGGGATGTGGAGATGTCTGACTAAAaagactggactttatgttttgagctATCATCTACTGGAtataaagctattttcttattaaaggtacagttgtaccacacttgcctgagtaagtttgttctgcatgtgggagagaacataaggggaggaatctgttgccttgcaagatggagcctgctatgccagccccgcccacattggtggagaatgcgggcagCGACCCTAGGGCGGGACCAAGGGCTAAACAGGAACAGTTATTCCATTGGCTTACTGAGCAACAGCAAATTCTCCTCCAACATTTGTCCTCCCAACAAGCCAGGTTCTTAGAGCAGGCCTGCAGGGCCCAGCGGCAAGCCCAAGAACAATTGGTCACGAAGTTGGCTGATTTGTGGCGAGCTCAGCGGCTGGGGTCAACAGAAGAACAGGAAAGGGCGTTGATGGGGATGAAGAGGTTAAATCCCCTGAGACTCATGAAGATGGGGCCCCAAGATGATGTAGAAGCATTTCTAAATACGTTTGAGAGAGTGGCAACCGCGGCCCAATGGCCACAGGAACAATGGGCCCTGATTTTGACTCCGTGCCTAACAGGATCGGCACAAGAAGCCGTAGACACAATGTCCTCCGAGGAGGCAAAGGATTACCAAAAAGTAAAAGAGACAATTTTACAAACACTTAACATCTCGGAGGAAACATATCGCTTAAGACTGAGAGACCTACAGTGGAAGCCAGGCCTGCACCTGAGGACCTTGGGACAGAAGATGCGTGCCTGTGGCTTGCGGTGGTTAAAACCTACGGAGAGGTCAGCAGGAGAGGTAGCCGAGTTAGTCCTAGTGGAACAATTTGTGGGAGCTCTGCCACTTCCCGCACGTAAGTGGGTGCGTTGCCATCATCCCAAGGATTTGGAGATGGCGATAACTTTAATGGAAGCCTTTACCGCAGCGGAGGAGAGTGAGT comes from Sceloporus undulatus isolate JIND9_A2432 ecotype Alabama unplaced genomic scaffold, SceUnd_v1.1 scaffold_32326, whole genome shotgun sequence and encodes:
- the LOC121918765 gene encoding uncharacterized protein LOC121918765 — encoded protein: MEPAMPAPPTLVENAGSDPRAGPRAKQEQLFHWLTEQQQILLQHLSSQQARFLEQACRAQRQAQEQLVTKLADLWRAQRLGSTEEQERALMGMKRLNPLRLMKMGPQDDVEAFLNTFERVATAAQWPQEQWALILTPCLTGSAQEAVDTMSSEEAKDYQKVKETILQTLNISEETYRLRLRDLQWKPGLHLRTLGQKMRACGLRWLKPTERSAGERRRVSW